The nucleotide sequence TGACCAATACCTGTGGGATGACTTCGCATTCGCAACCCGTGAAGGCCTTGTTGCAACTGCTGTAGATGTAACTGACGAAGCTGAAATCGCGCGTCGCGGTGTAGACAAACCATTCAAACACATCCAATTCAACATCGAACTTGTGAAAGAAACTGAAGCTGCACCTTCTACTGAAGTAGAACGCCGCCGCGCAAGCGCTTAATACCCTGAGCGTATGAGTGGTCGCAGGAATGCCACCACTCAGAAGCTTCTCAAAAAATTTGGAAAGTCGGAGAACGGACATGCCACGTATTCCAGTAATTAATACCAGCCATCTTGATCGTATTGATGAATTACTTGTAGACAACTTTGAAACAGGCGAATTTAAGTTACATCGCTCTGTATTTACAGATCAGGCCCTGTTTGACCTTGAAATGAAATATATTTTCGAAGGTAACTGGGTTTACCTGGCACACGAAAGCCAAATTCCAAATAATAACGATTACTACACCACTTATATTGGCCGTCAGCCAATCATCATTGCGCGTAACCGCAATGGCGAACTGAATGCCATGATCAATGCCTGCTCGCACCGCGGTGCACAACTGTGCCGTAACAAACGCGGCAACAAGGCAACCTACACCTGCCCATTCCACGGCTGGACTTTTAACAACTCCGGCAAACTGCTGAAAGTAAAAGATCCGGTGGATGCCGGCTATTCAGACTGCTTCAACAAAGAAGGTTCGCATGACCTGAAAAAAGTGGCACGTTTTGAAAACTACAAAGGCTTCCTGTTCGGCAGCCTGAATCCAGACGTATTGCCATTGCAAGAATACCTGGGTGAAACCACCAAAATCATCGACATGATCGTGGGTCAGTCTGAACAAGGTCTGGAAGTGCTGCGCGGTTCTTCAACCTATACCTATGAAGGTAACTGGAAACTGACCGCTGAAAATGGCGCCGATGGTTATCACGTCTCTGCCGTACACTGGAACTACGCTGCAACCACCCAGCAACGTAAAGAAAAACAGGCCGGTGATAACATCCGTGCCATGAGTGCGGGTTCATGGGGTAAACAAGGCGGTGGTTCATACGGCTTTGAAAATGGCCACATGCTGCTCTGGACCCAGTGGGCGAATCCAGAAGACCGTCCAAATTATCCAAAAGCAGCAGAATATACCGAAAAATTCGGTGAAGCCATGTCGAAATGGATGATCGAACGTTCACGTAACCTGTGCCTGTATCCAAACGTCTATTTGATGGATCAGTTCGGTTCGCAAATCCGTGTATTACGTCCAATTTCTGTCAATAAAACTGAAGTGACCATTTACTGTATCGCGCCTGTCGGTGAAGAACCGGAAGCACGTGCACGCCGTATCCGCCAGTATGAAGACTTCTTTAATGCTTCTGGTATGGCTACTCCGGATGACCTGGAAGAATTCCGTGCCTGCCAGGCAGGTTATGCCGGCATCGAACTGGAATGGAATGACATGTGTCGTGGTGCCAAACACTGGGTACAAGGTCCAGATGATGCAGCCAATGAAATCGGCCTGAAACCAAAACTGTCAGGCATCAAAACTGAAGATGAAGGACTGTATCTGGCGCAGCACCAGCACTGGCTGAACATGATGAAAGACGCAATTGCAAAGGAAAAACAATTGGCAGCTGCTGAGCAACAAGGAGAAGTGGCATGAATGCACCAGCAAATTTGAACCAGGTAGGCATCGAACAGATTTCCCAGTTCCTGTACCACGAAGCGCGTTTGCTGGACGATGAGCAATGGGATGAATGGCTGACCTGCTATGCTCCAACCGCTTCATTCTGGATGCCAGCTTGGGATGATGATGACACTTTGACCCAGGATCCACAGTCTGAAATCTCGCTGATTTATTACCCAGATCGTCAGGGTCTAGAAGACCGCGTGTTCCGGATCAAGACTGAACGTTCTTCAGCGACCATGCCAGATACCCGCACCTGCCACAATGTGAATAACATCGAAGTGGTTGAGCGTGATGGCAACAAGGTTACTGTCCGTTTTAACTGGAACACGCTGAGCTACCGCTACAAAACCAGCTACAGCTACTTCGGTATGTCGCGTTATGTGATCGATTTTTCAGGCGAACAACCACAGATTTTAAGCAAATATGTGGTGCTGAAAAACGATTACATCAACCAGGTGATCGACATTTACCACATTTAAATTATCCATCGCCTAAAACCCTCCAGCCCAATGGAATGTTGGCTGGAGGTCTCCCAGATTTAAAGATTTGTTAAGGACACTCAGCCATGTCAAACCATAATGTTGCACTTCAATTTGAAGATGGCGTCACCCGTTTTATCTCTGTTGCGCAAGGCGAAACGCTTTCCGACGCAGCTTATCGCCAAAAAATCAATATTCCCCTGGATTGCCGTGACGGCGCATGTGGCACTTGCCGCGCATTTTGTGAGTCTGGCAGCTATGACATGCCTGAAGAAACTTATATTGAAGATGCTTTAACCCCTGAAGAAGCAGAACAGGGCTATATTCTGGCGTGTCAGTGCCGTCCTACTTCTGACGCGGTATTCCAGATTCAGGCATCTTCTGATGTCTGCAAAACTGAAATTCACCAGTTCCAGGGTACGCTAGCATGTGTCGAAAACCTGTCTGAATCGACCATTACTTTTGATATCCAGCTGGATGAAGGCCAACCAGACATTCACTTCTTAGCTGGTCAATATGTCAATGTCGGCATTCCTGGCACCACTGAAACCCGTTCTTATTCATTTAGCTCCAAGCCAGGCAACCGTTTAACCGGTTTCGTGGTGCGCAATGTGCCGAACGGCAAAATGAGTGAATTCCTCAGTAAAAATGCCAAAGCCGGCGACAAGATGACGTTTACAGGTCCATTCGGCAGCTTCTACCTGCGTAATGTAGTGCGTCCAGTGGTGATGTTGGCAGGCGGTACCGGGATAGCCCCATTCCTGTCCATGCTCCAAGTTCTGGAAGAAAAGGGTTCAGAATATCCGGTACGTCTGGTCTTTGGTGTGACCAATGACTTTGACCTGGTGGCATTGGAACAACTAGATGCTCTGCAGGCCAAACTGCCATGGTTTGAATACCGCACTGTGGTCGCTAGCCCGGAATCTAGCCACGAGCGCAAAGGCTATGTCACTGGTCATATTGAAAATGAATGGCTGAATGGTGGCGATGTCGATATCTACCTGTGTGGTCCGGTACCAATGGTAGATGCCGTACGTAACTGGCTGTCAGCAGAAGGTATCCAGCCAGCTAATTTCCTGTTTGAAAAATTCTCAGCGAACTGATTGAGGATATTTCGACATGACCGAACGTCAAAGATTTTTAAATAAAGTCGTAATCGTGACCGGTGCTGCCCAAGGCATCGGCCGCGGTGTAGCCATCCAGGCTGCTACTGAAGGCGCACAAGTAGTATTGGCCGATATTTCGGACTATGTGCAGGAAACCCTGGCAGAAATCGAAGCGACTGGTGGTGATGCCATCATCGTCAAGGCTAATCTGGAAACCTATGTTGGTGCCGAGGCTGTCATGGCCAAAGCACTGGAGACCTATGGACGTATTGATGTGCTGATCAACAATGTTGGCGGTGCGATCTGGATGAAACCTTTTGAAGAATTTTCTGAAGAAGAAATCGTCAAGGAAGTGAACCGTTCATTGTTCCCAACCATGTGGTGCTGCCGTGCAGTGCTACCGCAAATGATCAAGCAGCAGCATGGCACCATCGTGAATGTGTCCTCGATTGCGACTTGTGGCATTCACCGCGCGCCGTATTCAGCATCCAAAGGTGGCGTGAATGCGCTGACCGCTTCCCTGGCCTTTGCCTATGCCAAAGATGGTATCCGCGTGAATGCTGTGGCAACAGGTGGTACCGAAGCACCGCCACGCAAGATTCCACGCAATGCCAAACCGCTAAGCGAACAGGAAGAACAATGGATGCAGGATGTGGTCGACCAGACCAAGGATCGCAGCCATATGAAACGCTATGGCACGATCCAGGAACAGGTCAATGCCATTCTGTTCCTGGCTTCAGATGAAGCATCGTATATGACTGGAACTATAGTTCCTGTTGGTGGCGGCGATCAGGGTTAAACCTGATTGCATACAGGCTCATTGACCGCAAGGAGGCAACTGCAATGACACACCTGTTTCAAACCCTGAAGGATGACTGGTCGATTTCAGCCACGGTGGCAGGATTTTTAGCCGTGCTGATTTCCTATTCCGGTCCCTTGATTATTTTTTTCCAGGCGGCTCAGCAGGCACAGGTCTCGCCTGCCATGATGATTTCATGGATCTGGGGCATTTCCATTGCTGCCGCCATTTCCAGCATTTACCTGTCGGTGAAGTTTAAAGTCCCGGTAGTGATGGCCTGGTCGGCACCGGGAACAGCCCTACTGGTGACCCTGTTTCCGGAAATTTCCCTGAATGAAGCCATTGCCGCCTATATCACCACGGCGGTGGTGTTGTTCGTGATAGGTATTACTGGCTATTTCGACAAATTACTGGCCTTGATTCCACAATCTGTCGCTGCCGGGATGATGGCTGGGATTTTGGTGAATTTTGGACTGGGGCTTTTTACTGCTACCGAAAACATGCCGATCATCGTGACCAGCATGCTGCTGGTATTCCTGATCGCGAAACGTTTTAACCCACGCTATGCCATGCTCTGGGTACTGGGTGTGGGGCTGGTCCTGAGTTTGATTTTTGGCAAATTCCAGCCTGTTACCATGAATTTCAGTATCGCTATTCCTCAATTCATCCAGCCGGAATGGAGCTGGAATTCTACCCTGAACTTGGCACTCCCACTGATTCTGGTCAGTCTGTCGGGCCAGTTCCTGCCAGGCATGAGTTTATTAAAACTGTCCGGTTACAACGTTCCAGCCAAACCGATTATTACCACTGCCAGTATCACCTCACTGATTTTTGCCTGTTTTGGCGCCATTACTACAGTGCTTGGTTCGATTACTGCAGCCCTGTGTATGGGTGCAGATGCGCATGAAGCCAAAGACAAACGCTATATTGCCGGTATCTGTAATGGCCTGTTTTACATCCTCGGTGGTCTGTTTGCTGGCAGCATTGTGTTGCTGTTTAGCCTGTTTCCAAAAGAACTGGTTGCTGCACTGGCTGGGCTGGCTTTACTCGGTGCAATTTCCAGCAACCTGACCGTGGCCATGCAAACCGAAAACCAGCGTGAATCTGCCCTGATTACCTTTCTGGCTACTGCTTCTGGCATGAGCCTGTTGGGCATGAGTTCCGTGTTCTGGGGCATCTGTATCGGCCTGCTGGCGCACTTTGTACTTAGCCCAAAGAAATCTTCACTGCAAACAAATTTAGCTTCTGATTCAAAACGTGCCTGAGTGATAGGCAGTAAAGGAAAGATTATGATTGATAAAAGTTCTGCTTCACTGGTTGAAGCACTTTCACAAATCAAAGATGGATCAACCATCATGATTGGTGGTTTCGGTACCGCAGGTCAGCCTGCTGAACTGATTGATGGCCTGATCGAGCTTGGTGTAAAAGATCTGGTGATCGTTAACAATAATGCCGGTAATGGCGACTATGGCCTGGCGAAACTGCTGAAGACCGGCGCAGTTCGTAAAATTATCTGCTCTTTCCCGCGCCAGTCAGACTCATGGGTCTTTGACGAGCTGTACCGTGCCGGCAAGATCGAACTGGAACTGGTACCTCAGGGCAACCTGGCCTGCCGGATTCAGGCTGCCGGTATGGGACTTGGTCCAATCTATACTCCGACTGGTTTTGGTACCTTGCTGGCGGAAGGTAAACCGACCCTGAATTATGAAGGCAAAGATTACGTTTTAGAAAATCCAATTAAAGCGGATTTTGCACTGATCAAGGCACATAAAGGCGATCGCTGGGGCAATCTGGTCTATCGTAAATCGGCACGTAACTTCGGTCCAATCATGGCTATGGCGGCAGATGTGACTATTGCCCAAGTTGCTGAAGTCGTTGAACTCGGTGAGCTGGATCCAGAACACATCATTACCCCGGGCATCTTTGTCCAACACGTTGTCCAAGTACAACCGGTACAGTAATTCAGGAGCAAAATCATGAGCTATATCAAACTGACCCGTGACCAGATTGCTGAACGTGTTGCCCAGGACATTCCTGATGGTGCCTATGTTAACCTTGGTATTGGCTTGCCGACCAAGATTGCCAGCTATCTTCCTGCAGACAAGGATGTTTTCCTGCATTCTGAAAATGGCCTGCTGGCTTTCGGTCCGCCACCTGCCAAAGGTGAAGAAGACCCTGAACTGATCAATGCCGGTAAAGAATTTGTGACCATGCTGACCGGCGGTGCCTTTTTCCACCATGGCGATTCTTTCGCCATGATGCGTGGCGGTCACCTGGACATTGCGGTACTCGGAGCTTTCCAGGTCGCTGAAAATGGTGACCTGGCCAACTGGCATACTGGTGCACCGGATGCAATTCCTGCTGTCGGTGGCGCGATGGATCTGGCCGTCGGTGCCAAGAAAGTCTTTATCACTACCGATCACATCACTAAAAAAGGTGAACCGAAGATCGTTGCTGAACTGACTTATCCTGCCACTGGCCTGAAATGTGTAGACCGTATCTATACCGATCTGTGCGTGATTGATGTCACGGCTGAAGGTATGAAAGTCATTGAAAAAGTTGAAGGTCTGTCATTTAAAGAATTGCAGTCGATGACGGGTGCGAAACTGATTGATGCGACTCAGGGTTAATAATCCCTCCTAACCTCCCTGAGCAAGTTTTAAAGCACTGCTTTTAAAATTCAGCGCAAGAAAGGGAGAAAAAGTCCCCCTTTTATAAAGGGGGATTTAGAGGGATTTAAAGGAACAAGGAATTTAATAAATGAAAAACGCATATATCATCGATGCCATTCGTACCCCATTCGGTCGTTATGCCGGTGGACTGGCACCTGTTCGTGCCGATGACCTGGGTGCGATTCCGATTAAGGCTTTGATGGAACGTAACCCAAGTATCAACTGGGAAAAAGTAGATGACGTAATTTTCGGCTGTGCCAACCAGGCCGGTGAAGATAACCGCAACGTGGGTCGTATGTCCGCTCTGCTTGCAGGTGTACCTTATCAAGTGCCAGCCACTACCATTAACCGTCTCTGCGGATCCTCCCTGGATGCGGTAGCCATTGCGGCACGTGCCATTAAAGCAGGTGAAGCGAATTTGATTGTTGCCGGTGGTGTGGAATCCATGTCACGCGCCCCTTTTGTCATGGGTAAAGCGGAGACCGCTTATGGCCGTGCACAAAAGATCGAAGACACCACCATGGGCTGGCGTTTTATCAATCAAAAACTAAAAGAACTGTATGGCGTGGAAACCATGCCGGAAACTGCGGAAAATGTGGCAACACAGTTCAATATCAACCGTGAAGATCAAGACAAGTTTGCCCTGACCAGCCAGCAACGTACTGCAGCGGCACAAGCCAAAGGTTTCTTTAAAAATGAAATCGTGCCCGTGGTCATTCCTCAGCGTAAAGGCGAACCGGTTGTGGTAGATACCGATGAACATCCTCGTGCATCTACAACACTGGAAGGTTTAACCAAGCTAAAACCAGTTGTAAAAGCGGATGGAACCGTGACTGCCGGCAATGCTTCTGGCATTAACGATGGTGCAGCTGCATTACTGATTGCATCTGATGAAGCGGTTGCAGAATATGGTCTTAAAGTGCGTGCCAAAATTATTGGCTCAACCGTGGTCGGTGTAGAGCCACGTATTATGGGCTTTGGTCCGGCACCGGCGATCAAAAAGCTACTGGCCCAGACCGGTTTGACACTAGATCAGATGGATGTGATTGAGCTGAATGAAGCCTTTGCTGCACAGGCACTAGCCGTGACCCGTGACCTTGGCCTTCCAGATGATGCTGCGCATGTAAACCCGAATGGTGGAGCCATTGCCATTGGCCATCCACTCGGTGCTTCCGGTGCCCGTCTGGTGACCACTGCCTTAAACCAGCTGGAACAGACTGGCGGTAAATATGCTCTCTGCTCTATGTGTATCGGTGTGGGTCAAGGTATCGCGCTGATTATTGAACGTGTTTAAAAATCCCTCCTAACCTCCCTTTCTTGCACAAGGCTTAAGCAGTGCTTATGCCTTGTTCAGGGAGGAACTTTTAGAAGGAAATAAAAGGAATAACAAATGCCAACATTTACATCGAATGATGCCCAGATTAATTACCAGACTTTTGGGGATGCTAGCAAACCTGCATTGGTATTTTCCAATTCACTGGGTACCAAATACAGCATGTGGCTGCCACAGATTGATCATTTTCAGCAGGATTATTACGTAATCTGCTATGACACCCGTGGTCATGGTGGTTCGGAAGCACCGCAAGGCCCATATAGCCTGGAGCAGTTGGGTCAGGATGTCGTGAATCTTCTGGATCATTTGAACATTGCAAAAGCTACATTCTGTGGTATTTCTATGGGTGGCTTAACCGGTCAATGGTTGGCGATTCATAAGCCAGAACGTTTTAGCCAGGTGATTGTCTGCAATACTGCAGCCAAAATTGGCCAGGAACAGGCATGGCAAGACCGTGCTGCGCTTGTCCGTGAGCAAGGTCTTACTCCGATTGCTGCAACTGCGGCATCACGCTGGTTTACCGATCCCTTTATCCAGAGCAACCCGGCAGTCGTTGCAGAACTTTCAAACGACCTCGGAGCTGGCAGCCCAGAAGGCTATGCAAACTGCTGTGAAGCTCTGGCTAAGGCGGATGTCCGCGAACAACTTAGCAGCATTCAAATCCCTGTGCTGATTATTGCGGGTCAGCAGGATCCGGTGACGACTGTTGCAGATGGTCAGTTTATGCAGCAACGTATTGCGAATAGCCAGTTGTTTGAAATCAATGCTTCGCATATTTCAAATATTGAACAGCCGGAAGCCTTTAATCGGGCAGTACAAAATTTTCTTGCTGCTTGATTCATTGTTGTAAAAAAAAGCCACGATATTTCGTGGCTTTTCTTTTATTCGTGTATTGGTTAAGCCCAGATCACCAGCATCGCTGCAATCACCACTAATCCCAAGCCCCAGTGCTCGGCACGCGCCAGTTTTTCTTTAAAGAAATAAGCGGAAATTAGCAGACTGAACAGGATTTCGATTTGTCCCAAGGTTTTCACGATTGGCACACTCATCATACTCATGGCGGTAAACCAGCCGAGGGATGCCATAAAGCTACAAAAACTGACTTTAAAAGTAAGTCCCAAACGTTGCCACATGGCGACTAAGGTTTTTCGACTAAACAGGCTCAGGTAAATCAGCATACTGATGCACTGGAAACCAATCACTGAAATCAGTACCCATGAAGCACGATGTATGGTTGGCAACATCGGTAGTTCCAGGCTGGCTTCACGGACCAAGAGCGAGGTAATAGCAAAGCTTAAACCACTTCCGATTCCGATGGCTAAAGTCATGGTGGATAAACCAGTCAGCTGATTGCCTTTACTGAGCAGAAATACCGCATAACCACCGATCAGTACTCCGATCCATGCGAGTACAGAAAGATGATCTGACAGGAAAATCACTCCGATAATGGCAGCCAGAATCGCTTCACTTTTTGCCAGTCCAACGCCAATCGCATAATTTTTCTGTTTAAACAGCTGTACCATCAAGGCGGTTGCCAGAATCTGGCTGATACCGGCAATCAGGATATAGATCCAATACTTCGGGGTAAAATGCACCACACTTTCTACCGGTTTGAAGTGGTATAAACTCGCGATATAAAGTCCAGCCAGAGGAAATCCAAACAGGAAACGCGCTAGCGTCACGCCCCAGATATCAACAGTGGTGCTGAGCTGTTTTTGAAAGGCATTTCGCCAGGCTTGCATAAAGGCAGCCATCAAAGTAAAGAAAATCCAGCTGATTGCCATACGGTCATCTGCTAATACATTAAAAGTAAAATATTTTATGCATTAGCAGACGTTATGACTAATTAAAAATGGAATGTGGGTTAATAGCAGAAAGTTTGGATTGCTTATTTATTTCTTTTTAAACCAAGAAGATCTAAACGCGGATGGTTTGGAACATTTATCCCGTAACCATTCGGTATCCTTTCAGCTACATAGAATGGAATTTTCTGTTCCTCACAAATCTTCTTTAATAACTTCTTATTAGAGTCTTCGATTTTGATTCCTGAAATAACAGTACATAGCAATTTTTCTTTAGGAAATTTTTGTATTGGATTCTTAATTTCATGTTTTAAGATACGAAATTCTTTTTCATACTCCCAATCAATAGCCTTTGATAAATACACTTTATTTGTAATTGCTGGGCTTTCTAAATTTTTCCTATCTACTTTAGAAACAATTGGTATCGAACTGAGATATTGGACTGGTATTGGTAAAAAATTTAAAAGCTCTAAACCCTCTTGGAGTTCTTTTTTAGAAAATTTAAATTCTATTAAAAAACCAGTATGGTTTTCTGCATAATGTGACCACATGAGAATATTTAATGGATTATGATTTAAACAACAAACACCAAAATTCTCATGTAGTTTTCTAAAGTAGCTCAGATCATCCATTTCTTTTTTCTGAACGTGTTTTACTTGGCGAGCTAGCAATATTCTTTTAGCAGGAGAAACTTTTGGTAATCCCCCTTTTTGTATAATCGATCGCAATTCTGTAGCGGAATGAAAGTGATCTTCTGAAATACCATAAACACAATCAAATGGGTCATTAAATTCAGCAGGTGGAGTAAAACGAATCGTTCCATCTTTCAAAATAGCCAACGATCCATTAGAAAACCGTACATGCTTATATAAGTAAATATAGTTATGATCTTGATGTACAAAGGGGTATTCAGAAATATTTTGCAAGTTTAGAAACTCTTTTAAGTCATTAGATTTTTCTTTTTGTATACCTTTCGCGCAAACATCACAAGCTAGCAATTAATACTTTCACCTTCCTCCCAATCTTCTCTTAAAGGGCATAGGTATCTACACAATTTCCATGTTTTGCGTTAAATTGAAGAGCATGCTCTTCAATTTTAACATCTCTCGCTTAGATCAGCGCCTTGTCAAACGTTACAACAACCTCGTTCAACTCAATATGAATCCTCTTGCTTCACTTGCTCCTGCAATCAAAGATATTGCCTCTGCTCAAAAAAATAGTTTCGCAACGACGCAAGCTGTATGGCGGTTTTTAAATAATGATAAAATCTCATTTAAACAATTAAATGAACCTATTCAAAAACTTGCTTGTGATCAGATTAAGACATCGCTGCATCGTTATGCTTTAGTTATTCATGATTGGTCACAAATCCAATATGTGACACATCGTAATAAAACCCAAAAACTCCAAAGGACACATCAGTACGACTCAGGCTATGAATTACAAACGAGCTTACTTGTTGATGCTGCTTCTGGACTACCTGTTGCTCCATTAGCTCAGACCCTTTCTAGTGCTTCAGGTTGCTATTCGACATTCAATGAGCAACAGACCGAACGTAAAACCCATTTAGACTCCCTTTCTGAACAAATTCAAAAAGTTGAACAGTTTCCTCTTGATAAAACCTGCGTACATATTATTGATCGTGAAGGAGATTCCATTGCTCATCTCAGGGAATTAAGCAGTCATGGTTTTCAATGGCTTATTCGAGCAAAGGAAGGAAATCGGATTGAGCATCAGGGTGAAATATGTAAAGTTGGAGAAGTTGCTGAACGTATCGAAATACAGCAAGTGAAACCCATTTCTTATAAGGGTAATCAACATATGCTTTATGTTGGAGAAACCAATGTTCGGCTTACCCGTGCTGCAAAATCAAATAAAAAAGATTGTTTAGGTCAAAGAGTTGCTCCTCAGAAAGGTGCTGCAATTGAGGCTAGACTGATTATTGCTGTGGTTAAAGATATTAATGAAAAGACAGTTGCAAGATGGTCATTGATCAGTAATGTACCAACTGAGATTACCGCAGTAGAACTGACGACTTGGTATTACTGGCGTTGGTCAATCGAATGTTATTTCAAACTTCTCAAGCAAGCAGGCCATGATATTGAGTCATGGCTTCAGACTACGCCAGAAGCGATTTTAAGGCGTTTGCTAATCAGTTGTATGGCTTGTGTGTTGACGTGGAGAGTACAGCGTTGTACAGATGAACAAAATCAGAAAGTCCGTGCATTTTTGACTAGACTTTCAGGTAGACAACAGAAAAGAGGCAAGGTAGAGAGTGCGCCTGCCATATTGGCAGGACTCTCGATTTTACTAAATACTCTTCAACTGCTCTCAGAATATTCAATAGATGAACTGAATGAAATCGCAACTATTGCACTAGGTACCTAAAGATGTGTAGATACCTATGCTTAAAGGGAGAAGGAAATATAACAAATT is from Acinetobacter sp. ANC 7912 and encodes:
- the benA gene encoding benzoate 1,2-dioxygenase large subunit; this translates as MPRIPVINTSHLDRIDELLVDNFETGEFKLHRSVFTDQALFDLEMKYIFEGNWVYLAHESQIPNNNDYYTTYIGRQPIIIARNRNGELNAMINACSHRGAQLCRNKRGNKATYTCPFHGWTFNNSGKLLKVKDPVDAGYSDCFNKEGSHDLKKVARFENYKGFLFGSLNPDVLPLQEYLGETTKIIDMIVGQSEQGLEVLRGSSTYTYEGNWKLTAENGADGYHVSAVHWNYAATTQQRKEKQAGDNIRAMSAGSWGKQGGGSYGFENGHMLLWTQWANPEDRPNYPKAAEYTEKFGEAMSKWMIERSRNLCLYPNVYLMDQFGSQIRVLRPISVNKTEVTIYCIAPVGEEPEARARRIRQYEDFFNASGMATPDDLEEFRACQAGYAGIELEWNDMCRGAKHWVQGPDDAANEIGLKPKLSGIKTEDEGLYLAQHQHWLNMMKDAIAKEKQLAAAEQQGEVA
- the benB gene encoding benzoate 1,2-dioxygenase small subunit, which encodes MNAPANLNQVGIEQISQFLYHEARLLDDEQWDEWLTCYAPTASFWMPAWDDDDTLTQDPQSEISLIYYPDRQGLEDRVFRIKTERSSATMPDTRTCHNVNNIEVVERDGNKVTVRFNWNTLSYRYKTSYSYFGMSRYVIDFSGEQPQILSKYVVLKNDYINQVIDIYHI
- the benC gene encoding benzoate 1,2-dioxygenase electron transfer component BenC; protein product: MSNHNVALQFEDGVTRFISVAQGETLSDAAYRQKINIPLDCRDGACGTCRAFCESGSYDMPEETYIEDALTPEEAEQGYILACQCRPTSDAVFQIQASSDVCKTEIHQFQGTLACVENLSESTITFDIQLDEGQPDIHFLAGQYVNVGIPGTTETRSYSFSSKPGNRLTGFVVRNVPNGKMSEFLSKNAKAGDKMTFTGPFGSFYLRNVVRPVVMLAGGTGIAPFLSMLQVLEEKGSEYPVRLVFGVTNDFDLVALEQLDALQAKLPWFEYRTVVASPESSHERKGYVTGHIENEWLNGGDVDIYLCGPVPMVDAVRNWLSAEGIQPANFLFEKFSAN
- the benD gene encoding benzoate diol dehydrogenase BenD, whose protein sequence is MTERQRFLNKVVIVTGAAQGIGRGVAIQAATEGAQVVLADISDYVQETLAEIEATGGDAIIVKANLETYVGAEAVMAKALETYGRIDVLINNVGGAIWMKPFEEFSEEEIVKEVNRSLFPTMWCCRAVLPQMIKQQHGTIVNVSSIATCGIHRAPYSASKGGVNALTASLAFAYAKDGIRVNAVATGGTEAPPRKIPRNAKPLSEQEEQWMQDVVDQTKDRSHMKRYGTIQEQVNAILFLASDEASYMTGTIVPVGGGDQG
- the benE gene encoding benzoate/H(+) symporter BenE, giving the protein MTHLFQTLKDDWSISATVAGFLAVLISYSGPLIIFFQAAQQAQVSPAMMISWIWGISIAAAISSIYLSVKFKVPVVMAWSAPGTALLVTLFPEISLNEAIAAYITTAVVLFVIGITGYFDKLLALIPQSVAAGMMAGILVNFGLGLFTATENMPIIVTSMLLVFLIAKRFNPRYAMLWVLGVGLVLSLIFGKFQPVTMNFSIAIPQFIQPEWSWNSTLNLALPLILVSLSGQFLPGMSLLKLSGYNVPAKPIITTASITSLIFACFGAITTVLGSITAALCMGADAHEAKDKRYIAGICNGLFYILGGLFAGSIVLLFSLFPKELVAALAGLALLGAISSNLTVAMQTENQRESALITFLATASGMSLLGMSSVFWGICIGLLAHFVLSPKKSSLQTNLASDSKRA
- a CDS encoding 3-oxoacid CoA-transferase subunit A, producing MIDKSSASLVEALSQIKDGSTIMIGGFGTAGQPAELIDGLIELGVKDLVIVNNNAGNGDYGLAKLLKTGAVRKIICSFPRQSDSWVFDELYRAGKIELELVPQGNLACRIQAAGMGLGPIYTPTGFGTLLAEGKPTLNYEGKDYVLENPIKADFALIKAHKGDRWGNLVYRKSARNFGPIMAMAADVTIAQVAEVVELGELDPEHIITPGIFVQHVVQVQPVQ
- a CDS encoding 3-oxoacid CoA-transferase subunit B, whose product is MSYIKLTRDQIAERVAQDIPDGAYVNLGIGLPTKIASYLPADKDVFLHSENGLLAFGPPPAKGEEDPELINAGKEFVTMLTGGAFFHHGDSFAMMRGGHLDIAVLGAFQVAENGDLANWHTGAPDAIPAVGGAMDLAVGAKKVFITTDHITKKGEPKIVAELTYPATGLKCVDRIYTDLCVIDVTAEGMKVIEKVEGLSFKELQSMTGAKLIDATQG
- the pcaF gene encoding 3-oxoadipyl-CoA thiolase — its product is MKNAYIIDAIRTPFGRYAGGLAPVRADDLGAIPIKALMERNPSINWEKVDDVIFGCANQAGEDNRNVGRMSALLAGVPYQVPATTINRLCGSSLDAVAIAARAIKAGEANLIVAGGVESMSRAPFVMGKAETAYGRAQKIEDTTMGWRFINQKLKELYGVETMPETAENVATQFNINREDQDKFALTSQQRTAAAQAKGFFKNEIVPVVIPQRKGEPVVVDTDEHPRASTTLEGLTKLKPVVKADGTVTAGNASGINDGAAALLIASDEAVAEYGLKVRAKIIGSTVVGVEPRIMGFGPAPAIKKLLAQTGLTLDQMDVIELNEAFAAQALAVTRDLGLPDDAAHVNPNGGAIAIGHPLGASGARLVTTALNQLEQTGGKYALCSMCIGVGQGIALIIERV
- the pcaD gene encoding 3-oxoadipate enol-lactonase; the encoded protein is MPTFTSNDAQINYQTFGDASKPALVFSNSLGTKYSMWLPQIDHFQQDYYVICYDTRGHGGSEAPQGPYSLEQLGQDVVNLLDHLNIAKATFCGISMGGLTGQWLAIHKPERFSQVIVCNTAAKIGQEQAWQDRAALVREQGLTPIAATAASRWFTDPFIQSNPAVVAELSNDLGAGSPEGYANCCEALAKADVREQLSSIQIPVLIIAGQQDPVTTVADGQFMQQRIANSQLFEINASHISNIEQPEAFNRAVQNFLAA
- a CDS encoding DMT family transporter, giving the protein MAISWIFFTLMAAFMQAWRNAFQKQLSTTVDIWGVTLARFLFGFPLAGLYIASLYHFKPVESVVHFTPKYWIYILIAGISQILATALMVQLFKQKNYAIGVGLAKSEAILAAIIGVIFLSDHLSVLAWIGVLIGGYAVFLLSKGNQLTGLSTMTLAIGIGSGLSFAITSLLVREASLELPMLPTIHRASWVLISVIGFQCISMLIYLSLFSRKTLVAMWQRLGLTFKVSFCSFMASLGWFTAMSMMSVPIVKTLGQIEILFSLLISAYFFKEKLARAEHWGLGLVVIAAMLVIWA